Proteins encoded in a region of the Pieris napi chromosome 5, ilPieNapi1.2, whole genome shotgun sequence genome:
- the LOC125049693 gene encoding probable nuclear transport factor 2 encodes MALNPQYDAIGKGFVQQYYTLFDDPAQRANLANMYNVESSFMTFEGVQLQGAVKIMEKLNALTFQKIGRIITSVDSQPMFDGGVLINVLGRLQCDDDPPHPYVQTFVLKPLGDSFFVQHDLFRLGIHDIA; translated from the exons ATGGCACTCAATCCGCAATACGATGCTATAGGAAAAGGTTTTGTACAGCAATATTACACTTTGTTTGACGATCCGGCACAACGAGCAAACCTGGCTAATATGTACAAT gttGAATCATCATTTATGACCTTTGAAGGTGTCCAACTTCAAGGTGCTGTTAAAATAATGGAAAAGTTGAAT gCTTTAACCTTTCAAAAAATTGGTAGAATAATAACATCTGTAGATTCACAACCAATGTTTGATGGTggtgttttaattaatgtgctcGGCAGATTGCAG tgtGATGATGACCCACCCCACCCATATGTGCAAACATTTGTCTTAAAGCCACTTGGGGACTCATTCTTTGTTCAGCATGATTTATTCCGTCTTGGCATCCATGACATTgcttaa
- the LOC125049601 gene encoding uncharacterized protein LOC125049601, with product MGDSPYLTCLVLYIFSFQIIVTNSRTSNIWKLDAEQGQIIDGTTVSQDDSEKAKMTEEDVVFNIITSTVYYGNTWTKHSFDMFCTDCQMYEQQRSASDNSEEINQPDTNTGEPEDEYLDCGKAVNFTYYDNLVGVARRHRHPNVPEPQIALIFTRKKTYKNGVTELDINTLEKRLKKAKREKPKSVQLYNQIGNFWRIKGDTRLSIECFRRALAVSPYNAEVLLNLGRVLFTLQYLDDAIYLTRRSLEVQPPDRSAWQQYFTLGEIFKAYGHYQEAAVHLRHALDLRPDFEPALTALKDIENIPEATVHVYTLLIIVCLVMGVLLVILSSVDSGGEADDHKTQRHFNRAMAMRSLRGVVGSRGRKKGGA from the exons ATGGGAGACTCGCCGTATTTGACCTGTTTGGTATTGTACATATTTTCGTTTCAAATTATTGTCACTAACTCCCGTACCTCAAATATTTGGAAATTAGATGCTGAACAAGGTCAGATTATTGACGGAACTACAGTATCGCAG GATGACTCTGAAAAAGCTAAAATGACTGAAGAAGATGttgttttcaatataataacatcaACTGTATATTATGGCAATACTTGGACAAAGCACAGTTTTGATATGTTCTGCACTGACTGCCAGATGTATGAGCAACAGAG AAGTGCCTCTGATAATAGTGAAGAGATTAATCAACCAGACACCAATACTGGTGAACCTGAAGATGAATACTTAGATTGTGGAAAAGCAGtcaattttacatattatgacAACCTGGTTGGAGTGGCTAGGCGTCATAGACATCCAAATGTACCTGAACCTCAA ATCGCCCTTATATTTACAAggaaaaaaacatacaaaaacggTGTAACCGAGTTAGACATTAATACACTTGAGAAGCGTCTTAAAAAAGCAAAAAGAGAAAAACCTAAATCAGTGCAATTGTACAATCAGATTGGTAACTTCTGGAGAATCAAAGGTGATACAAGACTGTCAATTGAATGTTTTAGACGAGCATTGGCAGTTTCTCCTTATAATGCAGAG GTACTGCTGAACCTAGGACGCGTTCTGTTCACCCTCCAGTACTTAGACGACGCGATCTATTTGACGCGACGCTCCCTCGAAGTACAACCGCCGGATCGCAGTGCGTGGCAACAGTACTTTACCCTTGGAGAGATATTCAAGGCATATGGACATTATCAg GAAGCTGCTGTTCACTTAAGGCATGCTCTGGATCTCAGGCCAGACTTTGAGCCAGCACTGACTGCGCTTAAGGATATTGAGAATATACCTGAAGCCACAGTACATGTGTACACCTTActtattattgtttgtttg GTGATGGGAGTACTACTCGTGATCCTATCATCAGTGGACAGCGGAGGAGAGGCGGACGATCACAAAACGCAGCGTCATTTCAACCGCGCCATGGCCATGCGATCTTTGCGAGGCGTGGTCGGATCACGCGGACGTAAAAAGGGCGGGGCTTAA